A region of the Thermotoga sp. genome:
CACCCTCTCAAAATAATGAGAGATAATGAAAGCAAGATTATATGAGCTTCCACATCCCAAGAAGAGAAACTCCTTCTCTAGGTTCTCCTTCAAAGTTTCCAAAAATTTGTGATCAATTATTTTCGGAACAGCCTCTTCAAAGAAAGTTTTCAACTCTACTTTTTGATCTTTTATTTCCTTCAAAACCATGGATATTCCTCCTTTGCAGAAGTATTCACTCCTTTAGTATTTCACACCTCCTGCTATCGCGTTCACTATGTATCTTTGAGCAAAGAGGAACAAAATAATCACAGGTAAAATAGAAAGAACAATGCCCGCAGCGGTGTACCTGAAGTTCACCTGAAATGTACTGTTTAAATAAACCAGCGCAACTGCTAAAGGATACTTGTTCGAATCGGACAACACCACAAGCGGCCAAAGAAAGTTATCCCACCAAGTTATGATCTGAAATATAGTAAGTGTTGCTACATCTGGTTTTATAAGGGGAGTTATTATTCTCCACCAGATATAAAGTTCACCTGCTCCATCAATTCGTGCTGCATCCTCGAAACTTTTTGGAACACTCAAATATGCTTGACGGAGCATGAATATTCCAAAAATAGTAACTGCTTGGGGGAGTACCACTCCCATGTAAGTGTTGAGTAAACCCAATTTCTTCAACGTGAGATAGTTTACTATTAGGGTATTTTGAACAGGTATCATCATGGGAAGCAATATTAGAAAAAGTACTATCCTTTTTCCTTTGAAATCTATTCTGGCAAGAGGATATGCCACCATAAGAGAAAATAGAACGTTCAAAAAAGTTCCAATACCTGCAATTATGATTGTGTTCAAATAATATCCTCCAAGCTGGACAGTTTTCCATGCTCCTACGTAATTTGCAAAAGTTGCGGGCCAGGGA
Encoded here:
- a CDS encoding carbohydrate ABC transporter permease, encoding MYVVLSFFAALSFWPFYWIFKTSLEAGGNVYKYPPSLFPWPATFANYVGAWKTVQLGGYYLNTIIIAGIGTFLNVLFSLMVAYPLARIDFKGKRIVLFLILLPMMIPVQNTLIVNYLTLKKLGLLNTYMGVVLPQAVTIFGIFMLRQAYLSVPKSFEDAARIDGAGELYIWWRIITPLIKPDVATLTIFQIITWWDNFLWPLVVLSDSNKYPLAVALVYLNSTFQVNFRYTAAGIVLSILPVIILFLFAQRYIVNAIAGGVKY